One window of the Rosa rugosa chromosome 3, drRosRugo1.1, whole genome shotgun sequence genome contains the following:
- the LOC133738550 gene encoding probable nucleoredoxin 3: protein MDSANIVTVLESEGVEFLLSGERKVPLSSCNGKTVCLLFSANWCRPCKALTPQLVRLYDTLRYDGKDLEIILVSFDRDEDKFNEHFKCMPWLVVPFDVNLHKRLSDIYHVDRIPSLVPLSSDGISIEEDLIGLIEDYGAEAFPFTRKRREELRAIDDAKRDGGKLEELLAHQGRNFLMSRDGREISVSELVGKTIGLYFGAHWSPPCRAFTSKLIEAYSELLTSNDEFFEIIFVSTDRDLKEFELNICNMPWLAIPYHDKTRQDLCRIFNIKEIPALVLIGPDGKAVSTKGRALISLYGAKAFPFTELRIKELEAALGKEGEALPPQVKDIKHDHMLKLDMAKAYVCDFCKKQGRFWAFSCDVCDYDLHPTCVDKSF, encoded by the exons ATGGATAGCGCCAACATAGTAACCGTCCTGGAATCCGAAGGAGTTGAGTTCCTTCTATCTGGTGAAAGAAAG GTACCCTTGTCATCATGCAATGGGAAGACAGTATGCCTCCTCTTCTCTGCAAATTGGTGTAGGCCTTGCAAGGCTCTGACTCCTCAGCTTGTGAGACTTTATGATACCCTTAGATATGATGGCAAAGATCTTGAGATTATTTTGGTCTCCTTCGACCGCGATGAGGACAAATTCAATGAACACTTCAAGTGCATGCCATGGCTGGTAGTTCCATTCGATGTAAACCTGCACAAAAGATTGAGTGACATATACCATGTTGATCGGATTCCATCACTTGTTCCGTTGAGTTCAGATGGGATATCAATTGAGGAAGATTTGATTGGACTTATTGAAGACTATGGTGCCGAGGCATTTCCTTTCACtaggaagagaagagaggaattaAGGGCAATAGATGATGCAAAGCGTGATGGTGGAAAACTTGAAGAGCTTCTGGCACATCAAGGAAGAAACTTTCTCATGTCTAGGGATGGTAGAGAG ATATCAGTATCCGAACTTGTTGGCAAAACCATAGGCCTTTACTTTGGTGCACACTGGAGTCCTCCTTGCCGCGCTTTCACTTCCAAGCTCATAGAAGCATACAGTGAGCTTCTGACATCCAATGATGaattctttgaaatcattttCGTCTCCACAGATCGAGACCTCAAAGAATTCGAACTAAACATATGCAACATGCCATGGCTTGCCATCCCCTACCATGATAAAACAAGACAGGACCTTTGCCGAATCTTTAACATTAAAGAGATTCCGGCTTTGGTTCTAATTGGACCAGATGGGAAGGCTGTTAGCACAAAGGGGAGGGCTTTGATCTCTTTGTATGGCGCAAAAGCTTTTCCATTTACAGAGTTGAGGATCAAAGAGCTTGAAGCAGCCTTGGGAAAAGAAGGAGAGGCATTGCCTCCTCAAGTGAAGGATATAAAGCATGACCATATGCTGAAGTTGGACATGGCCAAAGcatatgtatgtgatttttgcAAGAAGCAAGGGAGGTTCTGGGCATTTTCGTGTGATGTTTGTGACTATGACCTTCATCCAACTTGCGTAGATAAGTCATTTTAA
- the LOC133738551 gene encoding uncharacterized protein LOC133738551 → MAWWQGFDETRLLVAADPPVAGDGAGQLISLRHPKSGNTMCCVLVDGMLQELNWFRQSYSSWFLGDYVSEDGGIYTATRVDPVFVLLPIFEEARMKKGDDPGKYRPLDEIIFVDGYPGYQQLLSIAEDSMQVVCDIKEIDSSKYFRLDDSKVLAWLYHKACQLKQTLSTLDSNYAAREEKHRLADAVSILGEYLKDEPWLKLLCDRLRIDLPEAPKKAPDAETLPTANESSPGIWNGSQEKNKSDNKVTTRAAGRQAKKIKLETGSHNIRDMFTRASSSKK, encoded by the exons ATGGCTTGGTGGCAAGGTTTCGATGAAACTCGTCTTCTCGTAGCAGCTG ATCCTCCTGTAGCCGGAGACGGCGCCGGACAACTGATTTCGCTCCGCCACCCAAAATCCG GAAACACAATGTGCTGTGTTTTAGTTGATGGGATGCTCCAGGAACTTAATTGGTTCAGGCAGTCCTACAGTTCTTGGTTTCTCGGAGACTATGTTTCTGAGG ATGGTGGGATATATACCGCCACTCGTGTTGATCCTGTTTTCGTTTTGTTGCCCATTTTTGAGGAAGCTAGAATGAAG AAAGGGGACGATCCTGGGAAGTACAGGCCATTGGATGAGATAATCTTCGTTGATGGCTATCCCGGATATCAGCAACTACTGTCCATTGCTGAGGACTCTATGCAAGTAGTTTGTGATATCAAAG AAATTGATTCCTCCAAATATTTTAGACTTGACGACTCCAAGGTTCTGGCTTGGTTGTACCACAAG GCATGCCAGCTAAAACAGACGCTATCCACGTTGGACAGTAATTATGCTGCAAGGGAAGAAAAGCATAGAT TGGCTGATGCGGTTTCAATATTAGGGGAATACCTGAAGGATGAGCCCTGGTTGAAGCTTTTGTGTGACCGTTTGAG GATAGATTTACCAGAGGCACCAAAAAAAGCACCAGATGCTGAAACTCTCCCAACTGCCAACGAAAGTAGCCCAGGGATTTGGAATGGTTCACAG GAAAAGAACAAGAGTGACAATAAGGTTACTACCAGAGCTGCTGGAAGGCAAGCTAAAAAGATCAAACTGGAGACGGGATCACATAACATCAGAGACATGTTCACTAGGGCCTCATCAAGTAAGAAGTGA